The Thermoanaerobacterium thermosaccharolyticum DSM 571 region ACGTTGTAAGCACCAAATTGCCCTAAATCGCCTTCTACTGTTTCTCTCAAATCAATTGAAACAGCATCACTGAAGACATATGCATGTGGCGAGATAATAATTATTGTATCTGGTTTTTGGTCTTTTATATTTCTTGCCGCTATACCAAAGGAATCTATCGTCTTTTGAATTTTGTGTTCTTCTCCTTTCCCCACTTCATGAACAATTATAGGTGGGTGCGGCATTAAATACGCTGACATTAATTTACCCATAATCCTACCTCCATATTGGTTATAATTACCTTTCAGTATATATTATACCGCAAATAATATATTTTAAAGTTTTTTCTTATGAAAATTATCAAATTATTTTACATTAACCTTGACGTTAATGTTAACTAGTAGTAAAATTATTTGCTGGAGGTTTTATGATGGAAAAAAAATATTACAAAATCGAAGATGTTTCAATAAAAACAGGGTTGACAAAAAGAGCGATACGATATTATGAAGACTTAAAGCTTATTGCACCCAAAAGAACCGATTCTGGTTATAGGTTATATACCGATGAAGATATTGATAAAATCCAAAAGATCATTTCATTAAAAGAATCCCTTGGTTTCAGTCTCGCTGAAATAAAAGCAGCACTTGAGCTTGATAAAAATGTCAAAAATATATTATCTGGTGAACCTGCTGATATAACAACAATTGATAACTACATCGGTATGATAAAAGAGCAAATTAAATTGATTGATGAAAAAAGTAATAAACTATTAACGGCAAAACAAAAATTTGAAGAACTTTTGCTAAAATTAAACAAGTTAAAAGACCAATTTAAGGAGGCAGACACAATATGAAAAATATCAGTTACAAATGGATAGCTTTATCTTGCACTACACTTGGAGCTCTTTTCTCCGTCTTAAACGGCAGTATGCTTTTAATATCTTTGCCTGACATTATGAAGGGATTAAATACAAGTATGGGTATAATTATGTGGATTGTAATGGGCTATATGCTTTCATTGACAATATTAGTGCCAGCAATCGGCAGAATAGCCGATATGTTTGGCAGAAAAAAATTGTACGTGTCAGGATTTGCAATATTTACACTAGGTTCACTGTTGTGCGGACTCTCAAATACAGGATTGCAACTTTTGATATATCGAATAGTACAATCTGTAGGTGGCTCATTAATGGTAGCCAATAGCACTGCAATCGTCGCAGATGCTTTCCCAAAAAACGAGCTAGGCAAAGCTCTTGGCATTAACAGCATGGTTGTCAGCATAGCATCCGTAATCGGACCTATCTTAGGAGGGTTTTTAGCAAGTCTAGGTTGGAGGTATATATTCTATATTAATGTACCATTTGGAATTATAGGTACTCTATGGGCATTGATACAGTTAAAAGAGCTTGATAAAATACCACAGGATCAAAAATTTGATCTGAAAGGCACTTTGCTATTTACCGTTGGTTTACTGCTGTTTCTAATTGCTTTGTCTTTCGGAGGCTTTGTAGGCTGGAATAATAAATCAATTATAATGCTATTCATAATATCTATAATCAT contains the following coding sequences:
- a CDS encoding MerR family transcriptional regulator encodes the protein MEKKYYKIEDVSIKTGLTKRAIRYYEDLKLIAPKRTDSGYRLYTDEDIDKIQKIISLKESLGFSLAEIKAALELDKNVKNILSGEPADITTIDNYIGMIKEQIKLIDEKSNKLLTAKQKFEELLLKLNKLKDQFKEADTI